One segment of Urocitellus parryii isolate mUroPar1 chromosome 5, mUroPar1.hap1, whole genome shotgun sequence DNA contains the following:
- the Adm2 gene encoding protein ADM2, producing MARLLAVTVTLGCISLLYLQLPGALSGGLGWGSRFSKPREPSAQILPGGQQPQHPAPLPVVWKPHQAPQPQGRASLAPTLGRPLQDGGRRHSGPRRHLGSRRPQAQLLRVGCMLGTCQVQNLSHRLWKLVGPAGRRDLAPVDPSSPHSYG from the exons ATGGCCCGGCTCCTGGCGGTCACGGTCACCCTGGGTTGCATCAGCCTCCTCTACCTGCAGCTCCCTGGCGCGCTGTCTGGCGGCCTGGGCTGGGGCTCGCGGTTCTCCAAACCCAG AGAGCCTTCAGCTCAGATTCTTCCCGGTGGCCAGCAGCCCCAGCACCCTGCACCCCTGCCTGTGGTCTGGAAGCCTCATCAGGCTCCCCAGCCACAGGGGAGGGCCAGCCTGGCTCCCACTCTGGGTCGGCCTCTCCAGGATGGTGGTCGACGGCACTCAGGTCCCCGGCGACACTTGGGATCCCGAAGGCCCCAAGCCCAGCTCCTGCGGGTTGGCTGTATGCTAGGCACCTGCCAGGTGCAGAACCTCAGCCACCGCCTCTGGAAGCTGGTAGGGCCAGCTGGCCGGCGGGACTTAGCACCTGTGGACCCCAGCAGCCCCCACAGCTATGGTTGA